Below is a window of Lebetimonas sp. JH292 DNA.
TTACAGGGGCTAAAATAAAGGCTGTAATAGCAACTACCCCATCAAATGTGTTAAAAGATATTAAAGCGGAGAATGCTTTGGTGGGTGATTTGGAAGATGCTGAAAGTTTTTTAAATGAGTGTGATATGTTAATCAGTAATTTCCACGGGGAACGGATATTGCACTCTTTAGGAAGTAATGCGTTAAAAAATGACCAGCTTTATGAAGGCGGGGCATATTTTTTATTTGAAGTTGCGAACATACTGAATAAGGAGCTTTCACATGGCTAAAACTGATGATAAAAAAAAAGTTATTCATTATTGTTTACGATATTACAAAAGAGGGATATACAACAAGCGGAATTATTGAAACAGATACTTCCAATCGAAAAAACGGAATAGAAATTATCTCTTCTGGCATTATATTGAAGAACTGTTAAATCAGTTTGTATATATGTTAAACAATAATCCCCCGCCTTGGATTAAAAAAATTATGCATTTTGAAACTGAAAAAGACCCGAGACTTGATTTTTGGAAATATAAAAGGGAAATAATGAAAGCAATTAAATTTGACAAAGAAGATTTTAAAAAAGAGCTTGTAAGAAAACAAAAGAAGAACTAAAACTGCATATATGCAAATAAAAAATGTTGTTATGGAAATGAGTCATGAAGGTTTCGGTAGATGTGTCGTTATTGCGGATAAAATTGTTTTGGTTAACAAATATTTTAAAGATGCGCACCGTTTTAGTTATAGAACTCTTGAAAAACTATATGAAGACGGGGAAAAAATGTTAAATAAAGCCTATAAAACATATTTACAGTATAAACCATGCAAGGATTAAAAATGGCAAAAATTGGAATATTTGTAGGAAGCAGCGGAGGAGTTACCCAAAATGCCGCAGAAATGCTTGAGGAATTTTTTGAAGAGAGTGAACTTATAAATATAGAAGAGGATTTTGACGGCATTGAACAGTTTGAAGAATATGATGTGTTGCTTTTAGGCTCTTCAACCTGGGGACAGGGGGACCCCCCGCTTTTTGAGCTTGAAAATGAAATGCCGGATTTAAGCGGTAAAAAAGTCGCTTTCTTCGGTGCCGGGGATCAGGTTACACACGGGGAACATTTTGTAAGTGCTTTGGCAAAACTTAAAGAGCTTGGAGCCGATTGTGAATACGGTTACTGGCCGATTGATGGATATAATTTTGAGTATTCGGCATCTGCGAAAGACGGAAAATTTTGCGGTTTGGCCATAGATGATATTAATCAGCCGGATTTGACCGAAGAAAGAGTGGCCGCATGGGCTGAACAGATTAAAAAAGAGATGAATCTTTAAGGAGAGGTTATGGGTAAACTTGAAGAGTTTAAAAAAGCTGAAAAGAAGAGTTTGAAAATCTTTTACAATATTTATAAAAATTTTGAAAACGGTTATTCCCCGAGTGCTGCGGAAATATGGGACACATTCAGCAGGCCGTCTCCTTGTAGATTCTGTCTTGGCGCAAGCAGCTGCAGCAGTGTAAAGGGGTCAGGATAAAAGTCCCTATAAAAAATGACGGAACAAACCCTTTTTATGAAAGAAACGCCATTTTGATTGAACCCGGGGAAGAGGGATATGTTAAGCATATTGGGGATTTTTTACAGGTAATAAGAATTTATGAAGTCCATTTTTTGGAAAAAGGCGTAATTTTCGGATGCAGGGAAGATGAGCTTGAAGCGGTGGAAGATGATGATTTTTATGATGAGGTGGAAGAAGAATTAAAATGGATTAGAGAACACAAAAAAGGAGAATAAATGTTTGCGGATTCGGTGAAGGAATGGATAAAAGGATTTTTGCAAAAAAAGGTGATTTACTTTTAAGAGTTGCAAAACTAAACGGGGTTAAAATACGTTAAATTTGAAGAATTAAAATTAAAAGATCATTAAAACCGGATGAAGAGGGTTATGACCCGGAAGCCGTTCCGGTATATATGGAAGATAAAGAACTTAACACTTTGATAGAAATGGGAGCCATTTCAAAAAAAGAGGCTGAAATAGCCCAGCAGTATAACAGACAAACACCTATTAGACTTGCATGTCAGTGTATTATAAAAATAGATATAATTATAAAACCATTTGAATAAAAAAAAGGAGTAAAAAATGACAACAAGAGTAGAGAGTAAATGATTTTTTAGCTGTAAATGTTAAACCTGGTAAAACTATCCAGGATATTGTGGAAGCATCAGGTTCCGCTTTACCTTTTGGTTGCAGAGACGGAGAATGCGGAACCTGTGTTGTATATATTGAAACAGGGATGGAGTATTTAAGTGAAATGAATGAAAAAGAAAAAGCTGTTATGAAAATGTTGAATGAAAACAGCCCTAAAGCAAGACTTGCATGTCAGATGAAAATTGCTAAACCGAACGGACTTGTACGTATAAGGTATTAGTTCCGATTCTTTTTGAATCGGATAATTTAGCCGTTTTCGTTTAGAACAAAAATTGCATATAATATTGTAAAAATATTCAGTTACAGAACTCGATGAGCATTTAAGAACCATATCTTATGAAAATCCCTGTATTGAAATATCAAACAAAACTTCACCAAAAGCTTACAGTGAATATGTAAACCGTGTTTCAAACGCTTCAACCGATTCTATAGAAGCTTTGAGCAAAAAAGAAAAAAATTTATATGAAATTTTGGAAGAACAGATAAACAAAAAAATCCCAAAAAGTTGCAAAACAGATTATATTAAATATAAATAAAGAGGGTTATTTTGAGGGAAATATAGAAGAAATTGCCAATATTTGCAATGTTACGCCTACATTTGTGGAATCTGTAAGACAGCGCTTTGAATACTTGGAGCCTAGCGGAATAGGCGCAGAAAATTTTAAAGAGACTTATTTGTTCCAGCTTGTGGAATATGATTTAGATGATGAACTCAGCCTGCTTTTAAGTAATATAATTAAAAATTTCAGTTCTATGGACAAATTTATCAACCATCCACGTTTTAAAGATGCCAAATATATTTTGAAAGCGTTTAAAATATCCCCCTGCCGTTGAATTTAAAAAAAACAAAGAACATATTGTTCCGGATATGCATATTTTTTTTGAAAAAGATGACTTAATTATTATGATGAACAGCCAGTTTTATCCGGATGTTAAAATAAATTTCTGTAGAGGCGAAAGAACTTGGTATGCGACAGATTATAAAGGGCAATAAAGAATAAATTTATTCAGACAGAATGGGGTATATTTGCATTTAAAGATTTTTTTGCAAATAATATAAACAATGTTTCAACCTTTAAGCGATAAGGAAATTCTTGAATTTGTAAATAAGAAATTTAATATAAATATGCAAAGAAGAACCATTGTTAAATACAGACAGGAGATGAATATACCTTCTTTTAAGGAAAGAAAATTTATATATTTAATTAAAAATTCATAATTTTATTTTTGCTATAATTAGCAAAAAGGGGAAGGTATGAAAAAATTTTTAATTTTTTTCTCTTCTATTATTGTAATATTTGCAGCTTTTATAGTTTTTTTATTTACGCCTCCGGGAAACGCGCTTTTAAAACCTATCGTTGAAAGTCAGATTAATTCAAAATCCCCTGTTAAAATCTCTTTTGATAAATTTAGGGTTGGCTTTGGCAGTATTGATTTAAAAATTAAATTTTTAAAAAATTCGGTAGCAAATATTAAAGGGAATTATTCACTTTTTTCACAAAATTTCAATATTAATTACAATATACATATTGCTAATTTAAACAATTTAAAAAATATTGTGAGTTACCCTTTAAGAGGCGGTGTGGATACAAGTGGGAATATTAAAGGAAATATCAAAGATATAAAAATAAAAGGAATTACAAATTTTGCAAAGAGTAACACTGATTATTTTATAGAATTAAAAAATAAGCAAGTTTCAAAAATATTGACAGATATTAAAAATCTGGATTTGGCAAGCCTGCTTTATATAGTAAATAAACCTAAATTTATAGACGGAAAATTAAATTCAAACATTGTGTTAAACAGTATCGATATTAACAATTTGGACGGAAAAATTTTGGCTTCTGTTAAAAATGCAACTGTTAACAGAAGTTTATTGAAAAAAGAATATAATTTAACACTTCCAAAAACTACACTTAATTTAGATTCAAAAGCTTTAATGAAAGGTAAAAAAATAGACTTTTTTGCCAATTTAATTTCTAATTTATTAAAAGCAAATATTAAAGGTAATTTTGAAAACAATTATTTAAATTCTAAATATACTTTGCTTGCCGATAATTTATCTGTTTTAACACCTGTTATTAATCAAAAAATAAGAGGAAAATTTAAAACAGATGGAATTGTAAAAGGAAAAACAAATAATTTATTGGTAAAAGGAATCGCATATTTAGCGGGCGGAAATATAAATAAAAAAATTGCCTTATATGGTTTATCAGCCGATATACAGTTACGGAAATATAAACTCAAATGGAAAAATTAATTTTAACAAAGAAATAAACGGAAAAATAAATGCCAATATAAAAGGGAAAACAGATAAATACGTTTTATATAAAGAGTTTAATTTTACAAATGCTGCTGTTTCATATAATCTGAATTCAAATGTCAATATAAAAAATTCTATTGCTTATATAAATACAAAATTAAATTCAAATGTTGCTAATGCTAATTTGCCGGATGGAAAATACAATATTAATAAAAATATATTTACAGGCACTTATTCAATAAATATTCCAAATTTAGACAAACTCTATTTTGCAACAAAAAAACATTTAAAAGGTAAAATTACGGTAAACGGAAATATAAAAAAGGATAAAGATTTATTAATTACAGGAAACTCTAAAACACTCGGAGGTAATATAAATTATAAATTATTAAACAACGATTTTACATTAAACGCTAAAAATTTATATGTTGTAAAACTTATGGATATGTTAATGTATCCTCAGGTTTTTGATTCAACTGCAAATATTAATTTAAAATATAATGTTTTAAGTAAAAAAGGTGTTTTGGATGCTAATTTGATTGACGGTCATTTTTTGCCTAATAAGCTTAGCTTTTTAATAAATTCTCTGGCTCATTTTGATTTAACAAAAGAGCTTTATAAAAAAACAACTATTCACTCTATTATAAATGATAAAAAAATTGTAAGCGATCTGGATATGAAAAGCAGACTGACTCATATTTCTTCTAAAAAAGCTTTTGTAGATTTAGATAAAGAATATATAGATGCAAAACTTCTTTTGGAAATAATGAAAAGACCAATTTATGTTAAATTAAAAGGTAAATTAACTTCTCCATCTATAAAAATTGATGCAAGTAAATTTTTAAAAGCAGAAATTAAAAGGAAGGCTAAAGAAGAGATAAAAAAACAGATTGAAAAAAATTTACCGATAAAAAATTTATTTAATTTTTAATTTCCTTTTTTTAAGTAAATAATAAATAAAAAAATTAAATATTTAACTGATATTTTGATATAATTCCACACTAAAAAACTAATAAAAGGAAAAGAATGCCTACTATAAACCAATTAGTTAGAAAAGGTAGAAAACAAGTTATTAAAAAATCAAAATCACCTGCACTTGTAAGCTGTCCTCAAAGAAGAGGAGTTTGTACAAGAGTATATACAACTACTCCTAAAAAACCAAACTCAGCTTTAAGAAAAGTTGCAAAAGTCAGACTTACCAGCGGATATGAAGTAATTAGTTATATCCCTGGTGTAGGTCATAACCTGCAAGAACATAGCATTGTGCTTGTAAGAGGCGGTAGGGTAAAAGACTTACCTGGGGTTAAATATCACATCGTAAGAGGTGCGTTGGATACTGCCGGAGTTAAGGGAAGAGTACATTCAAGAAGTAAATACGGTACTAAAAAAGCAGAAGCCGGTAAGAAATAATTTTGATTTTAGTGTAGTTTAGGTTAATTTGCATTTTGGTTATAGTAGGAGGATTTATTAAGTGAAAAGTATAAAATGAAAAGTTATAAATTTTAATTTTTCACTTTTAACTTTTAACTTGAAATGCCTCCTCACTGCCAAAGCTGGTAGAGTAAGTCCCTGTATATGGGTAAAAAAACTGAAGAGAAGGAGATTTTATGAGAAGAAGAAGAGCGCCTAAAAGAGCGGTAATGCCGGATCCGGTATTTAAGAGTGAAATAGTTACAAAATTTATTAATAAAATTATGTGGGACGGTAAAAAAACAATTGCCGAAAAAATAGTTTACGGTGCTATTGAAAGATTGGATAGCAAAGGTGAAGAAAAAGGAATAGATGTATTTTTCAAAGCTATTGAAAATGTAAAACCGCTTTTGGAAGTTAGAAGCAGAAGAGTCGGTGGGGCAACTTATCAGGTTCCTATGGAAGTGAGACCTGAAAGACAACAAACACTTTCTATCAGATGGATAGTTGATGCCGCAAGAAACAGAAATGAAAGAACAATGGTGGAAAGACTTTCTAACGAACTTTGGGATGCGGCAAACGAAAGAGGAGCGGCATTCAAGAAAAGAGAAGATACTCACAGAATGGCAGAGGCAAACAAAGCATTTGCTCATTACAGATGGTGATAATTTAATGGAAAATGGAGAATTGAAAATGGAGAAATGTCTTTTCCTTTCTTTTTTACTAACTTCAAAGTCTGATATAATTTCAAAAAATTTAAGGAGATAAAATGCCAAGAAAAACGCCTATCGAAAAAGTTAGGAATATAGGTATTGCTGCTCATATTGACGCAGGTAAAACTACAACAACGGAGAGAATTTTATATTATACCGGTGTTAGTCACAAAATAGGTGAAGTGCACGAAGGTGCGGCGACTATGGACTGGATGGAGCAGGAAAAAGAAAGAGGTATTACAATTACTTCGGCTGCTACAACATGTTTTTGGAAAGAACATCAAATTAACATTATCGATACTCCGGGACACGTTGACTTTACTATTGAAGTCGAAAGAAGTATGAGGGTGCTTGACGGTGCGGTTGCAGTATTTTGTGCCGTCGGCGGTGTTCAGCCACAAAGTGAAACAGTTTGGAGACAGGCAAACAAATATCATGTCCCAAGAATTGCATTTGTAAACAAAATGGACAGAATTGGCGCAAATTTCTATGAAGTTGAAAAACAGATAAAAGAAAGATTAAAAGCAAATCCGGTACCTATTCAAATTCCAATCGGGGCGGAAGAAAATTTTAAAGGTGTTGTGGATTTGGTTCAAATGAAAGCTCTTGTATGGGAAGATGAAGCGGCGCTTGGAAGTAAATACGAAGTTGAAGACATTCCGGCTGAACTTAGGGATAAAGCGGAAGAATACAGGGAAAAACTTATTGAATCAGTTGCTGAAACAGATGAGGCATTAATGGAAAAATATTTTGCCGGAGAAGAAATTACTGCTGATGAAATTAAAGCGGCTATTAAAAAAGCTACATTAAATATAGAAATTGTTCCAATGTTATGCGGTACTGCATTCAAAAACAAAGGGGTTCAACCATTGCTTGACGCTGTAATTGATTATTTGCCTTCTCCTACAGAAGTTACATGGATTAAGGGAATTGATCCAAAAACAGGTGAGGAAATAAGCATAAATCCGGGTGACGACCAACCGTTCAGCGGACTTGCATTTAAGATTATGACTGACCCGTTTGTAGGTAAACTAACATTTACAAGATTTTATTCCGGTGTAATTCAAGCAGGCAGTTATGTATTAAACTCAACTAAAAACAAAAAAGAGAGAATCGGAAGACTTCTTAGAATGCATTCTAATAAAAGAGAAGAAGTCAGTGAATTTTACAGCGGTGAAATCGGAGCAATAGTCGGTCTTAAAAACACTTTAACAGGTGATACTTTATGCGATGAATCTAGACCTGTTATTTTGGAAAAAATGGAATTCCCTGATCCGGTTATTTCAGTTGCGGTTGAGCCTAAAACAAAAGCCGACCAGGAAAAAATGGCTATTGCATTACAAAAATTAGCAGAAGAAGACCCGAGTTTCAGAGTTGCAACTGATGAAGAGAGCGGTCAGACAATTATTTCAGGTATGGGTGAGCTGCATCTTGAAATTATTGTAGACAGGCTTAAAAGAGAATTTAAAGTGGAATGTAATACAGGTAAACCTCAGGTTGCATACAGAGAAACTTTCAAAAAAACAGTAGAACAAGAATACAAATATGCAAAACAATCAGGTGGTAGAGGTCAATACGGGCATGTATTTATAAGACTTATTCCGCAAGAACCTGGTAAAGGTTATGAATTTGTTGATTTAATTAAAGGTGGGGTAATCCCAAGAGAATATATTCCAGCAGTTGACAAAGGTATCCAGGAAGCAGCTCAGGGCGGAGTATTGGCAGGATTCCCGGTGGTTGATTTTAAAGTGGAACTTTATGACGGAAGTTACCATGAGGTTGACTCAAGCGAAATGGCGTTTAAACTTGCCGGAAGCATGGCATTTAAAGAAGGTGCCAAAAAAGCAAATCCTGTAATACTTGAACCGATTATGAAAGTTGAAATAGAAGTACCGGAAGAGTATATGGGTGATGTTATCGGTGATGTTAACAGAAGAAGAGGACAAGTAAACTCTATGGAAGATAGCCATGGAATTAAAAAAGTGACAGCATTTATCCCTCTTGCAGAAATGTTCGGATATTCAACAGACCTTAGAAGTATGACTCAAGGTAGAGGTACATATTCAATGGTATTTGATCATTATGAAGAAGTTCCTCAAAATGTTGCAGCAGAAATTATAAAAGAAAGACAAGGGTAACTCTTCTCTTTTTTTTTTGTTTTTATAATTAAAGGTGTTTGACGGTTAAGGAAATCGAGAGGATTTAAAAGAGAAATTGTTTGTAAATTAAAAAAAATTAATACCAATTGACAATTGAAAATGATGAAAATATTGAAATAATGAGAATTTTAAATATTTTTAAAGTAACTAACTAATTGAGAATTGGTATTAATATGAGTTCTTTTTCATGATGCACAAAATAGTTAATATTATCGGATATTATAAAGCAATTGAAAAAGAAATTTTTAAAAATAAAAAATTAGAAGAACCTTTTTTTGACGAAATATATAAAATATTTAGTGCAATTGAGAATAAAAAAGTAATAGGTTATCTATGCGCTTCAAGTATTGATACGATTTATTACTGCTAATGAAGTTATTTATAAACTTTTAAAAATTTTTGAAATAAGTGAAGTAAATAAAAATACTATACTTGGTGCACTTAAGAGTGATTTTAATGATTTCGAAGATAGTATTATTTATTCAAGTGCTTATTTAAACGGAATTGATTATATTGTCACTCGGGATAAAAAAGGCTTTAAAAAGTCAAAAGTTAAAGTTTTAACTCCACTTGAAGCTGTTCCAAAAATTAAATGTTTGTAACCTCTTGCAGAAATGTTCGGATATTCAACAGACCTTAGAAGTATGACTCAAGGTAGAGGTACATATTCAATGGTATCCTCAAAATGTTGCAGCAGAAATTATAAAAGAAAGACAAGGGTAACTCTTCTCTTTTTCCCTTAATTTTCCATCTTCAATTTGATATAACTTGCTTTTTTATTTTTAAATGTTGTATAATTCATCCAACGTTATATAAAAAAATATATAAGGAAAAAAGATGTATTATACAAAAGAGGATATTGCAAGACTTATCAGCGAAGATATGCCTTATTTTGATTTGACTTCCAAACTTTTAAATATTGAGGGTTTGGGCAAGATTACTTTTTATACCAGAAAAGATGCTGTTGTTACCGGTAATAAATTAGTTGAATTATTATGCAGGGAACTTGATTTAAAAGTAAATTTTAAAGAAAAAGATTCTAAATTTTTAACTGCTGGCAGTAAAATATTTGAAGCCGAGGGGGAAAATGTTTTAATTCTTTGGAAAGTTGCGCAAAATATTTTTGAATATGCGCTTTCCGTATCTACCTACACATATGAAATGGTTAAAAAGGCAAAAGCCATCAACCCATACATTGAAATTTTAACTACAAGAAAAATAATTCCTTTTACTAAAAAAATAGCCCTGAACGCTATAATAGACGGAGGTGCAATGCCCCACAGAATTACAACAAATGAAACGGTTTTGGTTTTTGATAATTATGTAAAACTTTTTGGGGGCTGGGATAAATTTTTTAAGGAATTTAAAAAAATAAAACATAAAACAATTGAAAAAAAATGGGTAGTTGAAGCTGATAATTTAGAAATGGCTAAAAAATTAATAGATATTGAAGTGGATGTAGTTCAACTTGATAAAGTGGATATTGAAACAACCAAAAAAATAGTAGAACTTGCCCATAAGTGCAGGAGGAATTAATGCTAATAATGTGGAAGAGTATGCAAAAACAGGGGTTGATTCAATAGTTACAACAGCCCCTTATTTTGCTAAGGGAGCTGATGTGAAAGTAGTTATAGATTCTCTTTAATATCTTTTACCCATTTTTCCATAACATCATTTGCGATTAAAGCAGGAGCTTCGAGAAAAGCTATTTCAAATTTATCTTCAAATTCAGTAACACCAATACTTCTTGGTCTCACGGCAGTTATTTTTCCGTTTAATATTTTATTTCCAAAACAAAATATAATAATTTTGCAGTCTTTAATACCTTTTGCAATTTCTCCGTTCGGTAAATTTTTGGTATGGGTAAAATGGTCAAATTCTCCTATATATGTGCATACAGGATGGGAATTAATTTTTTCTTTAAAAAATTTAATTATTTCATCGGTTGTTTTATAGTGTGTTTCATTTTTATATATATCCAATACAAATACCGGATATTTTTCCTGTAAAATCATTTGTTGCATTATGTCTCCTTAAAATTTTTGCAACTTTAACTTAATAAGTTTAAATTATTATTAATATAAGTAAATTTTATATAATTTTGATGTATAATTATAAAAAAAGGCTATTAATTGAAAAGAAGAAATTTTTTAATTACTCTTCTTTAATACTTCCTACTTTATCTTTTGCCAGATCCGGCAATCATATTATTTTGCCTAAAAAACCATTTGAGTATTTTCATAAAAAACGAGAGGGGAAAAGAATATTGATTATCGGTGGAATACACGGAAATGAGATGGGGGCTTACAAAGCTGCCGATTTATTGGTGGATATGGATATAAAAGCTGATGTTTTAATTATTCCAAGAAGCAATTTTACTTCAATTTTAGCGGATGTAAGGGGATATAACGGGGATATGAATAGAAAATTTGATTATATTTCAAAAAAGGACCCTGATTTTTATTGTGTGGAACTTCTTAAAGAGGCAATACTTGATTTTAAACCGGATTTACTGATTTCTATGCATGACGGATACGGATTTAGCTCAAAATACAGGCATTCGTGGGGACAGAGTGTAGTAATTGATGAAATTGAATATAAAAATTTTAAACTTTTTAAAGAAGCAGAATTTGTTAAAAAAAATGCTAATAAATATTTAAAATGGCCAGTTTCCATTATTAATACCAAAACATTCAGTTCGACTATTCACAATGAGCAAAAAAAAGCATTGACGGGATGGTGCTTAAAAAACAATATAAAGGCTTTTTGTATAGAAGCTTCCAAACAATTGCCGAGTTTAAAGGATAAAGTTTATACCCATCTTGTAATGCTGAGGGAATTTTTTAATTTATATAATATTAAATCAAATATAGATGAATATATTAAAAATATTGATTTAAAAGAGATTTTCCCAAGTGTTAAACTGAAAATAAATAATCAATTTTACAGAATAAATAAAACAACAAAAATAAAACTTCCTTTAAACGCCGATATTGAAATTGCGGATATAAAAGGCAACAGAGGAAGTTTTGTTGTTCCAAAAGGCATTAATTTAAATTGGAGAAAATTTTATTTTAAAAATTTAACATTAGAAGTAAAAAACGATTTTGAAAAAAAATATGAAATACATTTAAAGGGGTAAAATGGCTTATGAACTTATAATAGACAATGATAATAAAAAAATTGAAATTCATTCGGATTTGTGTGACAAATTTATAGAAATTAAAACCGGTTTTAATAATAATTTTGAGTATGTGAATTTTCATCTGTTTAACGAAGTTGAAAATTTTTTGAATAAAGATGAATATAAGGAAT
It encodes the following:
- a CDS encoding M99 family carboxypeptidase catalytic domain-containing protein, whose protein sequence is MYNYKKRLLIEKKKFFNYSSLILPTLSFARSGNHIILPKKPFEYFHKKREGKRILIIGGIHGNEMGAYKAADLLVDMDIKADVLIIPRSNFTSILADVRGYNGDMNRKFDYISKKDPDFYCVELLKEAILDFKPDLLISMHDGYGFSSKYRHSWGQSVVIDEIEYKNFKLFKEAEFVKKNANKYLKWPVSIINTKTFSSTIHNEQKKALTGWCLKNNIKAFCIEASKQLPSLKDKVYTHLVMLREFFNLYNIKSNIDEYIKNIDLKEIFPSVKLKINNQFYRINKTTKIKLPLNADIEIADIKGNRGSFVVPKGINLNWRKFYFKNLTLEVKNDFEKKYEIHLKG
- a CDS encoding PIN domain-containing protein; this encodes MIRFITANEVIYKLLKIFEISEVNKNTILGALKSDFNDFEDSIIYSSAYLNGIDYIVTRDKKGFKKSKVKVLTPLEAVPKIKCL
- a CDS encoding ModD protein produces the protein MYYTKEDIARLISEDMPYFDLTSKLLNIEGLGKITFYTRKDAVVTGNKLVELLCRELDLKVNFKEKDSKFLTAGSKIFEAEGENVLILWKVAQNIFEYALSVSTYTYEMVKKAKAINPYIEILTTRKIIPFTKKIALNAIIDGGAMPHRITTNETVLVFDNYVKLFGGWDKFFKEFKKIKHKTIEKKWVVEADNLEMAKKLIDIEVDVVQLDKVDIETTKKIVELAHKCRRN
- a CDS encoding DUF269 domain-containing protein, with translation MQIKNVVMEMSHEGFGRCVVIADKIVLVNKYFKDAHRFSYRTLEKLYEDGEKMLNKAYKTYLQYKPCKD
- a CDS encoding DUF6858 family protein; the encoded protein is MQQMILQEKYPVFVLDIYKNETHYKTTDEIIKFFKEKINSHPVCTYIGEFDHFTHTKNLPNGEIAKGIKDCKIIIFCFGNKILNGKITAVRPRSIGVTEFEDKFEIAFLEAPALIANDVMEKWVKDIKENL
- the fusA gene encoding elongation factor G, yielding MPRKTPIEKVRNIGIAAHIDAGKTTTTERILYYTGVSHKIGEVHEGAATMDWMEQEKERGITITSAATTCFWKEHQINIIDTPGHVDFTIEVERSMRVLDGAVAVFCAVGGVQPQSETVWRQANKYHVPRIAFVNKMDRIGANFYEVEKQIKERLKANPVPIQIPIGAEENFKGVVDLVQMKALVWEDEAALGSKYEVEDIPAELRDKAEEYREKLIESVAETDEALMEKYFAGEEITADEIKAAIKKATLNIEIVPMLCGTAFKNKGVQPLLDAVIDYLPSPTEVTWIKGIDPKTGEEISINPGDDQPFSGLAFKIMTDPFVGKLTFTRFYSGVIQAGSYVLNSTKNKKERIGRLLRMHSNKREEVSEFYSGEIGAIVGLKNTLTGDTLCDESRPVILEKMEFPDPVISVAVEPKTKADQEKMAIALQKLAEEDPSFRVATDEESGQTIISGMGELHLEIIVDRLKREFKVECNTGKPQVAYRETFKKTVEQEYKYAKQSGGRGQYGHVFIRLIPQEPGKGYEFVDLIKGGVIPREYIPAVDKGIQEAAQGGVLAGFPVVDFKVELYDGSYHEVDSSEMAFKLAGSMAFKEGAKKANPVILEPIMKVEIEVPEEYMGDVIGDVNRRRGQVNSMEDSHGIKKVTAFIPLAEMFGYSTDLRSMTQGRGTYSMVFDHYEEVPQNVAAEIIKERQG
- the rpsL gene encoding 30S ribosomal protein S12 translates to MPTINQLVRKGRKQVIKKSKSPALVSCPQRRGVCTRVYTTTPKKPNSALRKVAKVRLTSGYEVISYIPGVGHNLQEHSIVLVRGGRVKDLPGVKYHIVRGALDTAGVKGRVHSRSKYGTKKAEAGKK
- a CDS encoding 2Fe-2S iron-sulfur cluster-binding protein, with product MEASGSALPFGCRDGECGTCVVYIETGMEYLSEMNEKEKAVMKMLNENSPKARLACQMKIAKPNGLVRIRY
- the rpsG gene encoding 30S ribosomal protein S7, producing MRRRRAPKRAVMPDPVFKSEIVTKFINKIMWDGKKTIAEKIVYGAIERLDSKGEEKGIDVFFKAIENVKPLLEVRSRRVGGATYQVPMEVRPERQQTLSIRWIVDAARNRNERTMVERLSNELWDAANERGAAFKKREDTHRMAEANKAFAHYRW
- a CDS encoding nitrogen fixation protein NifZ; its protein translation is MKNDGTNPFYERNAILIEPGEEGYVKHIGDFLQVIRIYEVHFLEKGVIFGCREDELEAVEDDDFYDEVEEELKWIREHKKGE
- a CDS encoding flavodoxin domain-containing protein, encoding MAKIGIFVGSSGGVTQNAAEMLEEFFEESELINIEEDFDGIEQFEEYDVLLLGSSTWGQGDPPLFELENEMPDLSGKKVAFFGAGDQVTHGEHFVSALAKLKELGADCEYGYWPIDGYNFEYSASAKDGKFCGLAIDDINQPDLTEERVAAWAEQIKKEMNL